The nucleotide sequence TCGTCGGCATGGCTGTTGACGAGGGCAAACTCGCGGTCATACATCAAACCGTGTGCCGCGTGTTCGGCGAGTTTGAATTTGCCGCACTGATACGCTTTGCCGTCAAAGCTGTATTTGCCGTGGCGCAGGCGGCAGGCGTATGGGCTGAGTTTGCCGCTGCGGAACCATTCGGTCAGGCTCTCGCGGGCGTGTTGCGGGGTGTCGTAGGCTTTGACGATGTTGAACCATGTACCATCGGGGCGGCGGATTTCGTAGCGGTTGAGCAGTCCGCCGTAAAGATAAATTTCCGCGCGCAAATCGGGGGAGGCGAGCAGCAGGCGGTCGTTGTCGGTTTTGAGTGTGAACATGAGGCGGCTCCTGATTGGGGTTGGGGCAGGGTGTATAAAAGGTCGTCTGAAAAGTTTTCAGACGACCTTTGCGGTCAGGACTTCTTCCGGCGGCGTTCGCCCGGCAGTAGCATGTCCGCCCATTTGATGATGTTGGCGACTTCGGCGGGGTTGAGTTCGTAGAACTGTCCGCGTTTGAGGCGGTTGGGTAGGCCGATGGGGCCGAAGCCGACGCGCACGAGGCGGCTGACGGTGAGGCCTTGGCTTTCGAATATGCGGCGCACTTCGCGGTTGCGGCCTTCTTTAATCACGACGTTGTACCATTTGTTCGCGCCTTCGCCGCCTTGTTCGTAGATGCGTTCGACTTTTGCCAAGCCGTCTTCGAGCATCACGCCTTCTTCGGTGAGGCTGCGCATTTGTTCGGTGGTCAGCCCGCCCAGTACGCGCACGGCGTATTCGCGTTCGACTTCAAAGCTGGGATGGGCGAAACGTTGGACGAGTTCGCCGGAGGTGGTCAGGATGAGCAGGCCGCTGGTGTTGATGTCCAAGCGTCCGATGGCGACCCAGCGGCTGCTGGCGGCCTGCGGCAGGCGGTCGAAGATGCTGACGCGGCCTTGCGGGTCGTCGCGGGAAACGATTTCGCCTTCTTGTTTGTAATACAGGATGATGCGGGGCAGGCGGTCCGCCCATTTGAGCTTAATGATACTGCCTTTGACGGTAACGTGGTCGTCGGGGGTGACTTTGTCGCCCAACTGCGCGGTTTTGCCGTTGACCGTTACCCAGCCGTTGTTGATCCATTCTTCCATTTCGCGGCGGGAGCCGACGCCGGACGCGGCAAGCACTTTTTGCAGGCGTTCGGGTTCCATGCGCGACAGGTCGCTGCGGCGCTCTTTCAAATCGCGCGCGCGTTCCATGATTTTTTGGTTGGGATTGCGGACGACGAGTTTTCTGGCTTTGGCGGCGCGCTGTTTGGGGGCGTTTTGCGGCTTGAGGTCGTCTGAAACTTTTTGTCCGTAAGGTTGTGAAGCGGCTTTGCGCGTTTCGTCTTTGGGACGGGCTTTGTTTTTGAAAGGTTTGGCGGTTTTCTTGGCAGACGGGGCTGCGCCGTCTCGCCATTGGCGTTTGCTGGTGGGTTGCTTGGACATGGAGTTCTCCTAACGCGTTTGATGGCAGCGGGTTGAATTTGAAGCAGGACAAGGCAAGTCAAATTCAACCCGCTGCGGAAAACGGTTCTTCTGCGGCGGTGGCGGCAGGATAAGTTACGGATAAAAGGCCGCCTGAAAACGAATGAAACGAGTTTTGTTAAAACGTTTTTATATTTCAGACGACCTTTTGCTGGAGTCGGGATTTTACCCTATCGGCTTGAAGCTGTGGGAAGTTTAAGGCGACAGCCGCTCGCGTATCCAGTTGCCGTCAACCAAGCGGTATTGGATGCGGTCGTGCAGGCGGCTGGGGCGGCCCTGCCAGAATTCGATGCGGTCGGGAATGACGAGATAGCCGCCCCAATGCGGCGGACGCGGGACGTGCAGCGGGTGTTTCGCGCCTACGGCAGTGGCTTTGGCAACCAACATCGCTTTGCTCGACAACACTTCGCTTTGCGCGCTTGCCCATGCGCCGATGCGGCTGGTGTAGGGGCGGCTGTCGAAATATTCGTCCGAAGCGGCGGCATCCAGTTTTTCGATGCGTCCTTCAACGCGCACCTGCCGCTCCAGTTCCGGCCAGAAAAACGTCATGGCGGCAAACGGATGCGCGTCAAACGAACGTCCTTTGCGGCTTAAGTAATTGCTGAAAAAAACGAATCCCCGCGGATTGACCTCTTTCAGCAGCACCATGCGGCTGTTCGGCCTGCCGTCTTCGCCCACGGCGGCGACGTTGACAGCGGTCGGCTCGTTGACTTGCGAATGAATCGCCTCGTTCAGCCATTGCTCGAACTGGACAATCGGGTCGGCATGGCATTCCGATTCCGACAGTTCGCGCTTGCTGTAATCTTCGCGGATATTGTGCAAATCCATGATGTCCTCCGATACTCACGTTTGTTTGAATGAATCATACCCCGTTTTTTCAGACGACTCCAACGATAGGGAGGGGGAAAATGTGTATAATCCGCGTCAAATCAAATGAAACGGAAAAAATCATGCAAACCGAAGTCGAACTGAGAATCCTCAATCCGAAAATGGCGGACAAACTGCCCGCCTACGCCACGCCGGGTTCTGCCGGACTGGACCTGCGCGCTTGTTTGGACGAAGCCGTGACCCTGCAACCGGGCGATACCTACCTTGTTCCGACCGGTCTGGCGGTGCACCTTGCCAATCCCGACTACGCCGCCGTTTTGCTGCCGCGTTCCGGTCTGGGACACAAACACGGCATCGTCTTGGGCAACTTGGTCGGACTGATCGATTCGGACTATCAGGGCGAACTCAAAGTCTCCGTGTGGAACAGGGGCAAAGAAGCGTTCACCATCGAGCCGATGGAACGCATCGCGCAAATGGTCATCGTTCCCGTCATCCAAGCCTCGTTTAAAGTCGTGGACGAATTTGCCGCCAGCGAACGCGGCGAAGGCGGCTTCGGCAGCACGGGCAAGGCGTAAACCGCCTGTTCACATACAAAGGTCGTCTGAAAACTTGCAATGCCGGTTTTCAGACGACCTTTTGCCGTATTTGTATTGCAGGCTGAAATTGATAGAACGTGCAGTATTGGTTACAATTTCGTTTCTTAAAATTTTTTAACGTTTGACAACAGATAGAAAGACTGCAATGGCTGGAACAATGAAAAAACAGGCGGATTCGCCTGATTTGGTGTACGGTTTGGAGGATAAACCGCCATTCGGAAATGCCTTATTAAGCGCGATCACGCATCTTTTGGCGATTTTTGTGCCGATGATTACGCCCGCGCTGATTGTGGGCGGCGCGCTGGAATTGCCGGTGGAGATGACGGCGTATCTCGTGTCGATGGCGATGGTCGCGTCAGGTGTCGGCACTTATTTGCAGGTCAACCGATTCGGGCCGGTTGGTTCGGGGATGCTGTCCATCCAGTCGGTGAATTTCTCGTTCGTTACCGTCATGATTGCGCTCGGCGCGGGGATGAAAGAGGGCGGATTGACCAAGGATGCGATGATTTCGACGCTGTTGGGCGTGTCGTTTGTCGGCGCGTTTTTAGTGTGTTTCTCGGCGTGGCTTCTGCCGTATTTGAAAAAAGTGATTACGCCGACGGTCAGCGGCGTGGTCGTGATGCTGATTGGTCTGAGTTTGGTACACGTCGGCATTACCGATTTCGGCGGCGGCTTTGGTGCGAAGGCGAACGGCACGTTCGGCTCGATAGAAAACTTGGGGCTGGCGTCGCTGGTGTTGCTGATTGTGTTGATCTTCAACTGCATGAAAAACCCGCTGTTGCGCATGAGCGGCATCGCGGTCGGGCTGATTGTCGGCTACATCGTCGCGCTGTTTTTGGGCAAGGTAGATTTTTCCGCGCTACAAAACCTGCCGCTGGTTACGCTGCCCGTACCGTTTAAATACGGTTTTGCTTTTGACTGGCACGCGTTTATTGTGGCGGGCGCGATTTTCCTGTTGAGCGTGTTTGAGGCGGTCGGCGATTTGACCGCGACGGCAATGGTGTCCGACCAGCCGATTGAAGGCGAAGAATACACCAAACGCCTGCGCGGCGGCGTGTTGGCGGACGGCTTGGTATCTGTCATCGCGACGGCTTTGGGTTCGCTGCCGTTGACGACTTTTGCGCAAAACAACGGCGTGATTCAGATGACCGGCGTGGCTTCTCGTCATGTGGGCAAATATATTGCTGTGATTTTGGTGTTGCTGGGTTTGTTCCCCGTGGTCGGACGCGCGTTTACGACGATTCCGAGTCCGGTTCTTGGCGGTGCGATGGTTTTGATGTTTGGCTTGATTGCGATTGCGGGCGTGCGGATTTTGGTCAGCCACGGCATCCGCAGGCGCGAAGCGGTGATTGCGGCAACGTCGGTCGGTTTGGGCTTGGGCGTAGCGTTTGAGCCGGAAGTGTTTAAGAACCTGCCCGTCTTGTTTCAAAACTCCATTTCCGCCGGCGGCATCACGGCAGTTATCCTGAACCTGCTTTTGCCGGAGGATAAAACCGACAAAGTCGTCGAAATCAATACCGAGGGGCTGGAGCATTAAGTTTCAAGCGTAAACAAAAAGGTCGTCTGAAATTTGATTTTCAGACGACCTTTTTGATAATCCTATTACATAAATATGACGTTCGTGGAATAATCCGCAAACTTTAAAAATCAGGTAACTATATGATTAAAAGAAAGAAAATAATTTTTGCGATTTTAACTTCAGTTATCTTGTTCTCAATTTATTTTTTCAGCAATTACCGTATCTTCTTTTCACCTTTTGAAATCCTCAGCAACAAAACCATAGAGCAGAACCTGCAAGGGATTTGCGTGGATGAGGGAAGGAAATTGAGCAAGGAAGAGCTGCTGAGGCGGGCTTTGGTCAGCTATTTCACGCATGAGTCGTCGGGGCAGTATTTCGATGACCCATCTGACTATGCCTGGAAGGACAGATGCCCTACTGAGAAATCGTGTCAGTTGTATATGATGCCCGCTATCGAGATGGGGGATTATATCTTTGACAAGGAAAAAAGAATCTCGCTATTAAAGGCGAGGAATAACGGAGTTACATTCAGCAGGGCGGATCAGTTTTTTCCAAAAAATGTCCGCTACCAATCGCACAAGCTCCCCTTCGGATTTTATGCCTCAAACAGGTTCAGTTCTTTTTACCCTTATGATTGCTGCGGTATCAAGGAAAAGTCAGAGTTGTTGAAAGCTGATTATCCGTTTCAAGGGACTCCCAGTTTTCTTTCAAAAAGAGGGGTTGGAAATTACTTCTTAGATTTGAAAGAAGTAGATTTTACGGGAGAAAGGGCTGAAACCTATTATCGCAGATATATTATTATTAATAACTGTGGATTATATCTTCCCGAAAAATATTCCTCTGTAACGGGAAATTATACAAAACATATGACTACAAGTTACGGATTTCTTCTTACACAGGATTTTACAAAATCCGTATCTACCCCCCCCCCTACTGGTTGCTGGAAATGGATTAATGGCAAACCTGATGATTCTGTAATGAACTCCCTTTCAAAATCATTTGATTATATGTTTCATTACCAAACCCTTTGGGATGGTAATGATTTTTACAGTTGTCCTAAGAAACCTTAAATCACACGAGGAAATGCAATAATGTCTCAAACTAAAAAATTTGTTTTGGATTTGTCTGGAAATTATACAAGCGAAGTATTGTATGAGATGTATTCATTTGGTTGTTTAGGTTTAGTGTTGAAATGTTGTCTGAAAATTTCAGACGACCTTCTATATTAGAAATATAACTACTGGGTAAAAACGCTTTGTCTTTTTATTCCATTTGTGTAGAATATTTCAAGCTGATAGATATTTGATTATCCTAATGATCAATTAGGCAATTTTATTGTTAGATATGATGGAACGGTTATGGCAGCGGTTGCTTATTACATTTTTATTTTAGTCATTGGAATTATTCCTGGGTTTAGGATTGGGGCAAGGTTCTACAGAAAAAGGCATTCGGAGCATTCGGAAAGAAAGAGAAAGGTAGGAACTTAATTATGATAGGTATTCTTTTCCTGATTCTTCATATTATTGTCTTTGGGGCGGTCGGGTTTGTGCTTGGGGTGGCATTTGAGTGGCAGTATGCAAAGCAGAATACTCTACTTGATTGTAAAAAAACAAAGTTATATCTCTTTATAAGCCTCATTCTAGGATTTGGATTTATGTTCTTTGATGAGCTAATAGGATTGATTCAGTTTAAAAAATTATGTAATCAATCCAGTATTGTATTTCTGCATAATCCTAATGAGATAAAAAATAAGAATTTAATAAAAGTAAGATATAAAAAAAGTAATGTTAGATTTTCTTTTTTAGAAATTTATTATTATAAGAAAGAATATGTTGATTCTCATGGAGAAAAATATATTATCGTTTATCCTTATGTAGCTAAAGGGGGGTGGGTTTCAAAAGTATTGAATGGAGCTGTGGGAGCGGAGAAAACCCCTTTTCTTTTCTCTAATAGATACTGTAATCTTCATTATATTAACTCAATTGATAAGTTATATAATTTTAATATAGTCAAAGAGATTGATTTCTAGGTGTATATATATTTTAAAATCATACTATGGAAATTATTATCAATACTATTAAAAATATGCGTATTAACTCATTATTGAGTGGTGCGGTTTATACAAAATTAATTGAAGCTGCTAATTCAGGTTCAACAGGATTGAGAGACATTGTAAGGGAAAGCAAGACGTAGCCTGCATAAAGTCTCTGTTTCATCAGATAGGATGTGTGCGGAATGCATGCATGCGGTTGTTTGTATTTGGTATTGCAAGGTCGTCTGAAAATTTCAGACGACCTTTTCAGTAATTCTATTGTATAAATATGACGTTCGTGGAATAATCCGCAAACTTTAAAAATCAGGTAACAATATGATTAAAAACAAGAAAATAATTTTTTCGATTTTAACTTCAGTTATCTTGGCTAGCTGATGCAGTTTATACAGATATTCAAAAACTTAGGGATAATAGTGCTCGGGATAATATGGAGGATATAATGTCAGAACGTATGTCCTCGTATCGAGTGAAATTCATTGCTAATAATTTTGAGATTGTTGCTGCTTTAGAAAAAAGTAACCTCTATCAAAATGGTTTCGCAGCAGCAGTATGGAAAGGAAAGGGCGGCACCTCTTACAAA is from Neisseria sicca and encodes:
- a CDS encoding pseudouridine synthase encodes the protein MSKQPTSKRQWRDGAAPSAKKTAKPFKNKARPKDETRKAASQPYGQKVSDDLKPQNAPKQRAAKARKLVVRNPNQKIMERARDLKERRSDLSRMEPERLQKVLAASGVGSRREMEEWINNGWVTVNGKTAQLGDKVTPDDHVTVKGSIIKLKWADRLPRIILYYKQEGEIVSRDDPQGRVSIFDRLPQAASSRWVAIGRLDINTSGLLILTTSGELVQRFAHPSFEVEREYAVRVLGGLTTEQMRSLTEEGVMLEDGLAKVERIYEQGGEGANKWYNVVIKEGRNREVRRIFESQGLTVSRLVRVGFGPIGLPNRLKRGQFYELNPAEVANIIKWADMLLPGERRRKKS
- the pdxH gene encoding pyridoxamine 5'-phosphate oxidase, whose protein sequence is MDLHNIREDYSKRELSESECHADPIVQFEQWLNEAIHSQVNEPTAVNVAAVGEDGRPNSRMVLLKEVNPRGFVFFSNYLSRKGRSFDAHPFAAMTFFWPELERQVRVEGRIEKLDAAASDEYFDSRPYTSRIGAWASAQSEVLSSKAMLVAKATAVGAKHPLHVPRPPHWGGYLVIPDRIEFWQGRPSRLHDRIQYRLVDGNWIRERLSP
- the dut gene encoding dUTP diphosphatase, which gives rise to MQTEVELRILNPKMADKLPAYATPGSAGLDLRACLDEAVTLQPGDTYLVPTGLAVHLANPDYAAVLLPRSGLGHKHGIVLGNLVGLIDSDYQGELKVSVWNRGKEAFTIEPMERIAQMVIVPVIQASFKVVDEFAASERGEGGFGSTGKA
- a CDS encoding nucleobase:cation symporter-2 family protein codes for the protein MAGTMKKQADSPDLVYGLEDKPPFGNALLSAITHLLAIFVPMITPALIVGGALELPVEMTAYLVSMAMVASGVGTYLQVNRFGPVGSGMLSIQSVNFSFVTVMIALGAGMKEGGLTKDAMISTLLGVSFVGAFLVCFSAWLLPYLKKVITPTVSGVVVMLIGLSLVHVGITDFGGGFGAKANGTFGSIENLGLASLVLLIVLIFNCMKNPLLRMSGIAVGLIVGYIVALFLGKVDFSALQNLPLVTLPVPFKYGFAFDWHAFIVAGAIFLLSVFEAVGDLTATAMVSDQPIEGEEYTKRLRGGVLADGLVSVIATALGSLPLTTFAQNNGVIQMTGVASRHVGKYIAVILVLLGLFPVVGRAFTTIPSPVLGGAMVLMFGLIAIAGVRILVSHGIRRREAVIAATSVGLGLGVAFEPEVFKNLPVLFQNSISAGGITAVILNLLLPEDKTDKVVEINTEGLEH